From Pelosinus fermentans DSM 17108, the proteins below share one genomic window:
- a CDS encoding outer membrane beta-barrel protein: MKKIIYVVFLLFIFTSALCSASPVPNYSLGEISIDMNLGAPDLTNDSGKADGKYNVGYSVTAGVGFGFAGQYTYNNFKTKSPLNGSNEIKAQQLNVISNIFDTIANVSVFGGISQTEAVGGSQKDGLVVGIAANVPIAPKTKVYGVLSTGNHLGGYEIGISYRIAKDTDFNLGYHDTKYKDLTFEDNTKNDVISKGFVGGVHFKL; encoded by the coding sequence ATGAAAAAAATCATTTATGTGGTCTTTTTATTATTCATTTTCACTTCCGCTCTTTGCTCGGCCAGCCCTGTACCAAACTATTCTTTGGGGGAAATCTCAATTGACATGAATTTAGGTGCTCCGGACCTGACAAATGACAGTGGAAAAGCTGACGGAAAATACAATGTAGGATACAGCGTAACAGCAGGGGTTGGATTTGGTTTTGCCGGACAATATACCTATAATAATTTCAAAACAAAGTCGCCTCTTAATGGAAGCAATGAGATTAAAGCCCAGCAGCTAAATGTAATCAGTAACATATTTGACACTATTGCCAATGTTTCTGTATTTGGAGGTATTTCACAAACGGAGGCAGTTGGCGGATCTCAAAAAGATGGACTCGTCGTGGGTATTGCTGCGAATGTTCCAATTGCACCAAAAACGAAAGTCTACGGAGTACTTAGCACAGGCAATCACCTAGGAGGCTATGAAATTGGCATAAGCTACCGGATCGCCAAGGATACTGACTTTAACCTTGGTTATCATGATACTAAATATAAAGATTTAACATTTGAAGATAATACCAAAAATGACGTCATTTCAAAAGGTTTTGTTGGCGGTGTTCATTTTAAACTGTAA
- a CDS encoding TolC family protein, giving the protein MNIQRCFTALVPIILILTFSQAAFANPIELSLDDSIALALQNNHDIKYAQSSREKSYWAVKEAKKNKGVSIDYSHISERYKTAPTVLTPAYTYTTEFDNTLSLSLPIYSGNELESKIDQAKLSLKVAEMEIDLAKQQLKLEVVTDYFTVLEYRNEVQVNQETVNNYVDHLNLVKTKYELGLVAKTDVLSSQVDLAKAQDSLIQAQNNYNNAVAALNNAIGLSHDTDLKLKDSFTYEKYSQTLEECIEYAKKHRLELAQYEANIASAQYDVKIAKSGYLPTVDLAATENWNDTHLPGAENNNWTIKMTASFNVFDSGLTHSKVQQAQHNVDMVEDKAKTERDSILLSVRQYYLSMYEAEKRIETNKVSVEQAEESLMIQKVRYDVGVGTNLDLLDAVLSLDSAKKDHIQALYDYNTNKAKLEQAMGMPVK; this is encoded by the coding sequence ATGAACATACAGCGATGTTTCACAGCATTAGTCCCCATCATCCTCATTCTGACTTTCAGTCAGGCTGCGTTTGCAAACCCCATAGAGCTGTCATTGGATGATAGCATAGCATTAGCTCTGCAGAATAATCATGATATAAAGTATGCACAGTCCTCGCGGGAAAAGTCGTATTGGGCTGTTAAAGAAGCTAAGAAGAATAAAGGCGTTTCTATTGACTATAGTCACATAAGTGAAAGGTACAAGACAGCACCCACAGTGTTAACACCGGCATACACCTACACTACTGAGTTTGATAATACCTTATCCCTTAGTCTGCCGATTTACTCGGGCAATGAATTAGAGAGTAAAATTGATCAGGCTAAACTGAGTCTTAAAGTAGCCGAAATGGAGATTGACTTGGCGAAACAGCAGCTTAAATTAGAAGTAGTTACAGACTACTTTACGGTATTGGAATATCGCAACGAAGTACAAGTTAATCAAGAAACAGTGAATAACTATGTAGACCATTTGAACTTAGTAAAAACAAAATATGAGTTAGGTCTTGTTGCTAAAACAGACGTTCTGTCAAGTCAAGTTGATTTGGCAAAGGCTCAAGATAGCCTGATTCAAGCTCAAAATAATTATAATAATGCAGTAGCTGCACTCAATAATGCAATTGGGTTATCCCATGATACAGATTTGAAATTAAAAGACAGCTTTACATATGAGAAATATTCACAAACCCTTGAGGAATGTATTGAATATGCAAAAAAACATCGATTGGAGCTGGCGCAATATGAAGCAAACATTGCCAGCGCTCAATATGATGTTAAAATTGCCAAAAGCGGCTATCTGCCCACTGTTGATCTGGCAGCTACAGAGAATTGGAATGATACGCATCTGCCTGGTGCTGAAAATAACAATTGGACGATAAAAATGACGGCATCCTTCAATGTATTTGATTCCGGATTAACCCATTCCAAAGTGCAGCAAGCACAGCATAATGTGGATATGGTGGAAGATAAGGCAAAGACAGAACGGGATTCTATTTTGCTAAGTGTTCGCCAGTATTATTTAAGCATGTATGAAGCAGAAAAGAGGATTGAGACAAATAAAGTATCCGTAGAGCAAGCCGAAGAAAGTCTTATGATCCAGAAAGTTCGTTATGATGTGGGAGTGGGTACCAATCTGGACCTTCTTGATGCAGTCTTATCGTTAGATTCCGCCAAGAAAGATCATATTCAGGCTTTGTATGACTACAATACCAATAAAGCAAAGTTAGAGCAGGCTATGGGAATGCCAGTGAAATAA